The following are from one region of the Allocoleopsis franciscana PCC 7113 genome:
- a CDS encoding malectin domain-containing carbohydrate-binding protein, with amino-acid sequence MTRQNATNNYVDSQIATINSRLTAVEPAAAPTTDIRINCGASIDYVAADGKTWLKDNYFTFGNADASYLGVIGATYDFVLFNYSRSGGAGGFNYKFSVPNGNYKVELGFSENFHTSVNSRKFHVDIEGVRVLTDFDIRAQAGARYSAIKRTFTTTVSDGELNIQFTPTVDGAQINNIRVYSI; translated from the coding sequence ATGACTCGCCAAAATGCGACTAACAATTATGTTGATTCTCAAATCGCAACGATTAATTCGCGATTAACTGCTGTGGAGCCGGCAGCGGCTCCAACCACTGACATCCGCATTAATTGTGGAGCAAGCATTGATTATGTGGCGGCAGACGGGAAGACTTGGCTCAAAGATAACTACTTTACCTTTGGAAATGCTGACGCTTCGTATTTGGGAGTGATTGGCGCGACCTATGATTTCGTATTGTTTAACTACAGTCGGAGCGGCGGCGCTGGCGGATTTAACTATAAATTCTCTGTTCCCAACGGAAATTACAAAGTAGAGCTAGGATTTAGTGAAAATTTCCATACTTCCGTAAACTCTCGAAAGTTCCATGTTGATATTGAGGGAGTCAGAGTTTTAACTGATTTTGATATCCGTGCTCAAGCTGGCGCTCGATATTCCGCTATTAAAAGAACTTTTACAACCACGGTTTCGGATGGCGAGTTAAATATACAGTTCACTCCGACCGTGGACGGGGCACAAATCAACAATATTCGAGTTTATTCTATTTAA
- a CDS encoding HTH domain-containing protein, translated as MRQQLVENWQIKRMNQLFHEEHLTRVTIAKRLGISRTTVRTYLMSLEQWKERRKQLG; from the coding sequence ATGAGGCAGCAGCTAGTTGAGAATTGGCAAATTAAGCGTATGAACCAGCTATTTCATGAGGAGCATCTAACTCGTGTGACAATCGCCAAGCGACTGGGCATCTCGCGAACCACCGTGAGAACTTACTTGATGTCCCTTGAGCAATGGAAGGAAAGACGCAAGCAGCTAGGGTGA
- a CDS encoding FHA domain-containing protein: protein MAINIVLIEKDDNVRSNWRELLQLFSYQVSTAHSLEKVKSINELIPIYFDHIDVVVADTDLVGMDALKLKQLLNNDYARIPLILTSASNVPEWTLDRDELGAVAFLRKPFENSILLEYVSKALKIKSLFEQDLDSSRAIAKLLITQPNELPVEIALKRSYTMGRYRSSDEFHADIRLNSPSASRKHCFLIRIYKGKDSYYKLIDFSSNGILINGRRMPKMARLNHNDEIELYPECRATYTEIARESNDLDVTLTNKDD from the coding sequence ATGGCTATTAATATTGTGTTAATAGAAAAAGATGATAATGTTCGTTCTAACTGGAGGGAGCTATTACAACTTTTTAGTTATCAAGTTAGCACCGCTCATTCTTTAGAAAAAGTAAAATCAATTAACGAATTGATTCCTATTTATTTTGACCATATTGATGTGGTGGTGGCTGACACAGACTTGGTCGGTATGGACGCACTGAAGCTTAAACAGCTCCTTAACAACGACTATGCAAGGATTCCGTTGATTCTCACGTCTGCAAGCAACGTGCCTGAGTGGACACTTGACCGGGATGAATTGGGTGCTGTGGCTTTCTTGAGAAAACCGTTCGAGAATAGCATCTTGCTGGAATATGTCAGCAAGGCACTAAAGATTAAATCTCTATTTGAACAAGATTTGGATTCATCAAGAGCTATCGCCAAGCTCTTAATTACTCAACCGAACGAATTGCCAGTAGAGATTGCTTTGAAGCGCTCCTATACAATGGGGCGCTATCGAAGTAGTGATGAGTTTCACGCGGATATTCGGCTAAATTCTCCGAGTGCCAGCCGTAAACATTGTTTTCTCATCCGTATCTATAAGGGTAAAGACTCGTACTATAAACTGATTGATTTTAGTAGTAACGGAATTCTGATCAATGGGCGACGAATGCCCAAAATGGCTCGATTGAATCACAATGATGAGATTGAGCTTTATCCTGAGTGCCGAGCAACCTATACTGAAATTGCTCGTGAGAGCAATGACTTGGATGTCACGCTGACAAATAAGGATGATTAG